From a region of the Rhipicephalus microplus isolate Deutch F79 chromosome X, USDA_Rmic, whole genome shotgun sequence genome:
- the LOC119167141 gene encoding uncharacterized protein LOC119167141, which yields MDKNRNTKFNASVLNEVDSNNDPISRWCKSGTRNTDAFCILCNCTISCAQHGAAAVKRHAGMKKHIDAAARHRDKDGNLLPPKLVQGTLDFSNVSANTSLEHQVSKAETTFALSVVAKGIPFSWGDTATSIYHCMFPDSDIAKKFSCGRIKLARIVSDGLGPYFKGQVVTELCQPNVYFSIMIDETPKPELRVQQLDVLVRYFSSSQQEVVVEHVQSFDLGRATAEIIVGCIEEAIADLPKQGLVCFFSDGPNVMKSVRNKLQKHVAPSLIDIGNCNLHKVHNAFGRGLDAFGLDVEEVVRNIYYYFKGAVRAEALRECQDTLGISCHVFLRHVSNRWLTLQDSLCRVEEQFEALRTYFFKGNSSRQRPDTQSLHNKLVSAFSEKQLLAKVLFLKNCAQLFSGFQLLFQKQEPLLHILHVELIVLVQRVLSRFLRHEAFADKSAEQLKRLDVMDASLWKSRPEVGTDTEKSMLEWDSSEKKRFYLGARAFYLACAKDLLQKLPLDNRVLQSASLLNWQSTNVESEVRALKYLVSQLPQVIKHEEVSSAIDEWHMLKCDSNSDLLALGGERIDVRWGKIFELKSPGGQPKYPLLSRLVKCLLCLPHGNADCERGFSENKRFYENRYSLCIASINGLRQTKTYLRRYDGDATKVPLSTELLQSVRRSRARYTERTASAQQSESRKRLGDQDTGADVDEKRLRKNLEEKVTSSRALLKRAEDIISSGLRSKSLEQVEAGQTLLAEGNSALSQTLSQLEELSKKVSKRT from the exons ATGGACAAAA ATCGCAACACCAAGTTCAACGCCTCTGTACTCAACGAGGTGGACTCCAATAATGATCCGATCAGTCGGTGGTGCAAGAGTGGAACCCGAAATACAGATGCATTTTGTATTCTTTGCAACTGCACCATTTCTTGCGCACAGCATGGAGCGGCAGCAGTGAAGCGTCATGCTGGGATGAAGAAACATATTGATGCAGCTGctagacacagagacaaggacggGAATCTTCTTCCACCCAAATTGGTGCAAGGCACACTGGACTTCTCCAACGTGTCTGCTAATACATCACTTGAGCACCAAGTCAGCAAGGCAGAAACTACTTTTGCTTTGTCTGTTGTGGCCAAGGGAATTCCTTTTTCATGGGGAGACACGGCAACTTCGATTTATCACTGCATGTTCCCCGACAGTGACATTGCCAAAAAGTTTAGTTGTGGCAGAATAAAGTTGGCCCGCATTGTATCAGATGGACTGGGTCCCTACTTTAAAGGACAAGTGGTGACTGAGCTGTGCCAGCCAAATGTCTATTTTTCCATTATGATTGATGAGACGCCAAAGCCAGAGCTAAGGGTGCAGCAACTAGATGTGCTGGTACGCTATTTTTCCAGCAGCCAACAGGAAGTTGTTGTTGAACATGTCCAGTCATTTGATCTTGGGCGTGCAACCGCTGAAATAATTGTTGGCTGCATAGAAGAAGCAATAGCAGATCTTCCAAAGCAAGGACTTGTTTGCTTTTTCAGTGATGGCCCTAATGTTATGAAGAGCGTAAGAAACAAGCTTCAGAAGCATGTGGCACCAAGTTTGATTGATATTGGCAACTGCAATCTTCATAAAGTTCATAATGCATTTGGCAGAGGCCTGGATGCATTTGGCTTAGATGTAGAAGAAGTAGTGAGAAATATTTACTACTACTTCAAAGGTGCTGTCCGCGCTGAAGCACTCAGAGAATGCCAGGATACTTTGGGAATCTCTTGTCATGTATTTCTGCGCCACGTTTCTAATCGCTGGCTGACGCTACAAGACTCACTTTGCCGAGTTGAGGAACAGTTTGAAGCGCTTCGCACCTATTTTTTTAAGGGCAATTCATCTCGTCAACGACCTGACACCCAAAGCCTACACAACAAGCTTGTGTCGGCATTTTCTGAGAAACAACTTTTGGCCAAAGTGTTGTTCCTTAAGAACTGTGCGCAGCTTTTCAGTGGATTTCAGCTGCTCTTCCAAAAGCAAGAGCCGCTCTTGCACATACTTCACGTTGAACTTATTGTTCTAGTCCAACGAGTCCTCAGTCGGTTTCTTCGTCATGAAGCCTTTGCAGACAAGAGCGCTGAACAACTGAAAAGGCTAGATGTGATGGATGCATCCCTTTGGAAATCGAGGCCAGAAGTTGGTACAGATACTGAAAAATCAATGCTTGAGTGGGACTCTAGTGAGAAGAAGCGGTTTTATCTTGGAGCACGTGCTTTTTACTTGGCCTGTGCCAAGGATCTTCTTCAGAAGCTTCCACTCGATAATAGAGTTCTTCAATCTGCTAGCCTCCTCAATTGGCAGTCAACAAATGTTGAATCGGAAGTGCGAGCACTGAAGTACCTTGTGTCTCAGCTTCCACAGGTAATCAAACATGAAGAAGTTTCCTCAGCCATCGATGAGTGGCATATGTTAAAGTGTGACTCCAACAGTGACCTCCTGGCACTTGGAGGTGAAAGAATTGATGTTCGTTGGGGCAAAATATTTGAACTGAAGTCTCCTGGAGGTCAACCAAAGTATCCATTATTGTCGAGGCTTGTCAAGTGTCTGCTGTGCCTGCCACATGGCAACGCAGACTGCGAACGAGGATTTAGCGAAAATAAGCGCTTTTATGAGAACCGCTACTCATTATGCATTGCAAGCATTAACGGGTTGCGCCAGACAAAGACATATCTCCGCAGGTATGATGGAGATGCCACTAAAGTTCCCTTGTCTACAGAGCTTCTGCAAAGTGTAAGGAGATCTAGAGCCCGATACACAGAGAGAACTGCAAGTGCACAGCAGTCAGAAAGCAGGAAAAGGCTTGGAGACCAAGACACTGGTGCTGATGTCGACGAAAAGCGACTTCGTAAGAACTTGGAAGAAAAGGTCACCTCAAGTAGGGCATTGCTGaaacgagcagaagacataatttCTTCTGGTCTGCGTTCTAAGAGCCTGGAACAAGTTGAAGCTGGGCAAACTTTATTAGCTGAAGGCAACTCCGCTTTGAGCCAAACCCTCTCACAGCTGGAAGAACTAAGCAAGAAGGTGAGCAAGAGGACGTAA